The Scomber japonicus isolate fScoJap1 chromosome 8, fScoJap1.pri, whole genome shotgun sequence genome has a segment encoding these proteins:
- the yif1a gene encoding protein YIF1A: MDLPHHGYRATKPRARAAPPGAESVLFDDTSSAPPAMNSQGYYTPGYNMGAQSNDMQGGIGVNNLFTDPMANAAMMYGSSIANQGKDMVNKEIGRFMSVNKLKYFFAVDSKYVLKKLMILMFPYTHQDWEVRYHRDTPLTPRQDVNAPDLYIPTMAFITYILLAGMALGIQKRFSPEVLGLCASTALVWIIVEVLVMLLSLYLLTVHSDLSTFDLIAYSGYKYVGMIFTVLCGLLFGSDGYFVALAWSSCALMFFIVRSLKMKIIPSLSSDSMTTGSSAKPQFRLYITVVTAVFQPIIIYWLTSHLVR, translated from the exons ATGGATTTGCCTCATCATGGTTACCGAGCAA CAAAGCCACGAGCTCGTGCAGCTCCCCCAGGAGCAGAGTCTGTCCTGTTTGATGATACCAGCTCAGCACCACCAGCGATGAATAGTCAGGGATACTACACTCCTGGGTACAATATGGGAGCACAATCAAATGACATGCAAGGAGGTATTGGGGTGAACAACCTCTTTACTGACCCAATGGCCAATGCAGCAATGATGTATGGGTCATCCATAGCCAACCAAGGAAAGGATATGGTAAACAAAGAG ATCGGCAGATTTATGTCTGTGAACAAGCTGAAATACTTCTTTGCCGTCGATAGCAAATATGTGCTGAAGAAACTTATGATCCTCATGTTCCCTTACACACATCAG GACTGGGAAGTTCGTTACCATCGGGACACTCCACTGACTCCAAGACAGGATGTGAATGCACCTGATCTTTACATACCAA cGATGGCTTTCATTACCTACATTTTACTTGCTGGAATGGCTCTCGGTATTCAAAAAAG GTTCAGTCCAGAGGTGCTGGGACTGTGTGCCAGTACTGCCCTCGTGTGGATCATCGTCGAGGTTTTGGTGATGTTGTTGAGTTTGTACCTGCTGACGGTACACAGTGACCTCTCAACCTTCGATCTCATTGCCTATAGTGGATACAAATATGTTGG GATGATCTTCACAGTGCTGTGCGGGTTACTGTTTGGCAGTGATGGTTATTTTGTGGCACTTGCTTGGTCCTCGTGTGCCCTAATGTTCTTCATT GTTCGTTCTCTGAAGATGAAGATCATCCCTTCACTCTCATCAGACTCCATGACAACTGGATCAAGTGCCAAACCCCAGTTCCGCCTTTATATCACAGTGGTCACAGCCGTCTTTCAGCCAATCATTATATACTGGTTAACCTCTCACTTGGTCAGGTGA
- the si:ch211-145o7.3 gene encoding forkhead box protein N2 → MENSSHTLPPSSPCPTTFGGSLPFSSSPLQTCSNGRLSLPLSPISFPPSPASLSPATAESFQSSFPLSHCLVSQCLEGQNMHCLTPPNLSDQDDLTCLSWLHQRGNLLPLQPLPKMAPLPQLESSMSSQPFPPGSSKPPYSFSSLIFMAIEDSPDKRLPVKDIYEWIVNNFPYYGTASGGWRNSVRHNLSLSKSFRRIQRDKSQVGFQSVGKGSLWCVCPEYRPALLEVLRKTHSYHSTNSNLINKPELLEGSDYGVPAVCESMEISDPLSHTLLLSTPSSQTLITDNSSFAENPPCPLTPDQEELITMEAVDYQQEEVSEEMEKDPLSDSGYIELHYFQSHQYQYLVLPGDTELDLETVEILQLDAEAQEAAGSLLDLAGGGY, encoded by the exons atggagaacaGCTCTCATACACTGCCACCCTCATCTCCATGTCCCACCACTTTCGGAGGGTCTCTGCCGTTCTCTTCCTCGCCGCTGCAGACCTGCTCAAATGGCCGTCTCTCACTCCCACTTTCGCCCATTTCATTCCCTCCGTCCCCTGCCTCACTTTCTCCAGCAACAGCAGAGTCTTTTCagtcttccttccctctttcacaCTGCTTGGTATCTCAGTGCCTCGAAGGACAAAACATGCACTGCCTCACCCCACCGAACCTATCTGACCAGGATGACCTGACCTGCCTCAGCTGGCTGCATCAGAGAGGCAACCTGCTTCCACTACAGCCCCTTCCCAAAATGGCTCCACTGCCTCAGCTAGAGTCCTCCATGTCTTCTCAGCCTTTTCCTCCCGGCTCCTCTAAGCCACCGTACTCCTTCAGTAGTCTGATCTTCATGGCAATAGAAGATTCACCGGACAAGAGGCTTCCAGTGAAGGATATCTATGAATGGATTGTGAATAATTTCCCCTACTACGGGACAGCGTCTGGAGGCTGGAGGAACTCTGTCCGACACAATCTGTCCCTGAGCAAGAGCTTCCGTCGTATTCAGAGGGACAAGAGCCAGGTGGG gtttcagtcAGTGGGGAAGGGATcgctgtggtgtgtgtgtccagagTATCGGCCGGCGCTCCTCGAGGTGCTGAGAAAGACCCACAGTTATCACAGCACCAACAGCAACCTGATAAACAAGCCTGAACT GTTGGAAGGATCTGACTATGGGGTGCCTGCAGTGTGTGAATCTATGGAAATCTCAG ATCCTCTTTCACACACCCTCCTCCTGTCCACGCCCTCATCCCAAACCCTGATCACTGATAATTCATCTTTTGCCGAAAACCCACCTTGCCCTTTGACCCCAGATCAGGAGGAGCTCATTACCATGGAGGCAGTTGATTACCAGCAGGAGGAGGTCAGtgaggagatggagaaagacCCCTTGTCAGACAGTGGGTACATTGAGTTACACTACTTCCAGTCTCACCAGTACCAGTACCTGGTGCTGCCAGGTGACACCGAGTTGGACCTGGAGACTGTGGAGATCCTTCAGCTGGATGCCGAGGCCCAGGAggctgctggatcactgctggACCTGGCAGGAGGTGGATATTAA